A part of Acidobacteriota bacterium genomic DNA contains:
- a CDS encoding UTP--glucose-1-phosphate uridylyltransferase, translating into MPTPPADVSTLLVPVAGLGTRMLPATRAVPKEMLPLVDRPIIQYGVEEAVASGIRQVVLVTNPGNTLSALHFAPAPDLEAELARRGKADLLAMARELSSMADVSALPQDAPRGLGHAVLCGRDAIGDVPFAVLLPDDLIDADPPALAQMLHVFRETGGPVLLVERVPHASVRQYGIIAATAVRDSVWRVNDLVEKPAPEHAPSNLGIVGRYLLTPDLFDELEATAPGAGGEIQLTDGLRRLARKRPIYACELWGKRHDAGNPLGYLKAAIHVALRRPDLAPELRAWLADEIRNAE; encoded by the coding sequence ATGCCGACGCCCCCCGCCGATGTTTCCACGCTGCTCGTGCCGGTCGCTGGTCTCGGAACCCGCATGTTGCCGGCGACCCGGGCGGTCCCGAAGGAAATGCTGCCTTTGGTCGACCGACCGATCATTCAGTACGGCGTGGAGGAGGCGGTCGCGTCCGGCATTCGGCAGGTCGTCCTGGTGACCAATCCGGGCAACACGTTGTCGGCGTTGCACTTTGCTCCGGCTCCCGATCTGGAGGCGGAACTCGCGAGGCGCGGGAAGGCCGACCTGCTCGCGATGGCCCGCGAACTCTCGTCGATGGCGGACGTGTCGGCGCTGCCGCAGGATGCGCCGCGCGGCCTAGGGCACGCGGTCCTGTGCGGGCGCGACGCCATCGGGGATGTGCCGTTCGCCGTGTTGCTGCCCGACGACCTCATCGACGCGGACCCGCCGGCGCTCGCGCAGATGCTGCACGTTTTCCGGGAAACCGGCGGACCGGTCCTGCTGGTGGAGCGCGTCCCGCATGCGTCGGTGCGGCAGTACGGGATCATCGCGGCGACCGCGGTGCGCGACAGTGTCTGGCGCGTAAACGATCTGGTGGAGAAGCCGGCGCCGGAACACGCGCCGTCGAACCTGGGGATCGTCGGGCGGTACCTCCTGACGCCCGACCTGTTCGACGAGTTGGAGGCGACGGCGCCGGGCGCCGGCGGAGAGATTCAGTTGACGGACGGCTTGCGGCGGCTGGCACGCAAGCGACCGATCTACGCGTGCGAACTCTGGGGCAAGCGTCATGACGCGGGAAACCCGCTGGGCTACCTGAAGGCGGCCATCCACGTCGCCCTGCGGCGACCCGATCTGGCGCCCGAACTGCGGGCGTGGCTGGCCGACGAGATCCGGAACGCCGAATGA
- the serS gene encoding serine--tRNA ligase — protein sequence MIDPALLRDRPDDVRGRLRTRGDHFEEELDRLVQLDAERRAILPVLEAARHARKRIGEQIGTAKRAGESADHLVAGGQEQRALIEEQEAKLKGVEQALRGASLALPNLPHETVPEGATEQENHEIRRHGEPTSFDFEPQPHWDLGPALGILDFERATRIAGARFAVLSGAGARLARALINFMLDLHTAEHGYTEVEPPFLASADALTGTGNLPKFESDLFRIAGDWDLYLIPTAEVPLCNLHRGEILDGRDLPVRYVAYTPCFRSEAGAYGKDVRGLIRQHQFDKVELVAYAAPAQSWDVHEALTRHAEEVLKRLGLPYRTVLLCTGDMGFAASKTYDLEVWLPSQQTYREISSCSNTEAFQARRAGIRFRRDGKGKPEHVHTLNGSGVAVGRALVAILENFQQRDGSVAVPEVLRPYMGGISVIRSS from the coding sequence ATGATCGACCCGGCACTGCTCCGTGACCGTCCCGACGATGTCCGTGGCCGACTCCGGACGCGCGGCGATCACTTCGAGGAGGAACTCGATCGGCTCGTCCAACTCGACGCCGAGCGGCGCGCGATCCTCCCGGTCCTTGAGGCCGCGCGGCATGCGCGCAAGCGGATCGGCGAACAGATCGGCACCGCAAAGCGGGCGGGAGAATCGGCCGACCACCTGGTCGCCGGGGGCCAGGAGCAACGCGCGCTGATAGAGGAGCAGGAAGCGAAGCTGAAGGGGGTGGAACAGGCGCTGCGCGGCGCGTCACTGGCACTCCCCAACCTGCCACACGAGACCGTCCCCGAAGGCGCAACGGAACAGGAAAATCACGAGATCCGGCGCCATGGCGAGCCGACGAGCTTCGATTTCGAGCCGCAGCCGCACTGGGATCTCGGCCCCGCCCTCGGCATCCTCGACTTCGAACGCGCCACCCGCATCGCCGGCGCGCGCTTCGCGGTGCTCTCCGGCGCCGGCGCACGCCTGGCCCGCGCGCTGATCAACTTCATGCTCGACCTTCACACGGCCGAGCATGGCTACACCGAAGTCGAACCGCCGTTCCTCGCAAGCGCGGACGCCTTGACGGGGACCGGGAATCTCCCGAAGTTTGAATCCGACCTGTTCCGGATCGCCGGGGACTGGGATCTCTACCTGATCCCCACCGCCGAAGTGCCCCTCTGCAACCTGCACCGGGGCGAGATCCTCGACGGCCGTGACCTGCCGGTGCGCTACGTCGCGTACACGCCTTGCTTCCGCAGCGAGGCGGGAGCCTACGGCAAGGACGTCCGCGGACTGATCCGCCAGCACCAGTTCGACAAGGTGGAGCTTGTCGCCTACGCCGCACCGGCGCAGTCGTGGGACGTGCACGAAGCGTTGACGCGCCACGCCGAGGAAGTGCTCAAGCGCCTCGGCCTTCCCTACCGGACCGTCCTCCTCTGCACCGGCGACATGGGCTTCGCCGCATCAAAGACCTACGACCTGGAAGTGTGGCTCCCGAGCCAGCAGACCTACCGCGAGATCTCGAGCTGCAGCAACACCGAAGCGTTCCAGGCGCGCCGGGCCGGCATCCGCTTCCGGCGCGACGGCAAGGGCAAGCCGGAGCACGTCCACACCCTCAATGGGTCGGGCGTCGCCGTGGGCCGCGCCCTGGTGGCGATCCTCGAGAACTTCCAGCAGCGGGACGGTTCCGTGGCGGTGCCCGAGGTTCTCCGGCCCTACATGGGCGGGATCTCCGTCATTCGCTCCAGCTAG
- a CDS encoding zinc ribbon domain-containing protein — MPLYEYECEHCAHRFERIQKFSDPPLENCPKCDGPVRKLLSSPAIQFKGSGWYITDYARKPSGDQAAETKKEEAASTTRESAAGSSDSKASDSKAPDKGKTESGTTDAKPTAATAT, encoded by the coding sequence ATGCCGCTCTACGAGTACGAGTGCGAGCATTGTGCTCACCGCTTCGAACGGATTCAGAAGTTCTCGGACCCGCCGCTGGAGAATTGCCCGAAGTGCGACGGCCCGGTTCGCAAGCTGCTGTCGTCGCCGGCGATTCAGTTCAAGGGGTCCGGTTGGTACATCACCGACTACGCCCGCAAGCCCTCGGGGGATCAGGCGGCGGAGACGAAGAAGGAGGAAGCCGCATCGACCACCAGGGAATCCGCGGCCGGATCCTCGGATTCGAAGGCCTCCGACTCCAAGGCCCCCGACAAGGGCAAGACCGAGAGCGGGACGACCGACGCCAAGCCGACGGCCGCGACGGCGACGTAG